From Pseudomonadota bacterium, one genomic window encodes:
- a CDS encoding molybdenum cofactor carrier protein, translated as MRVVGVMGSGTSAHEDLARPLGAYLARLGVHLLCGGGGGVMASVAKHFRAAGTQGLVVGIVPAARHASSSQRPLPPSGYPNPHVDLVIQTHLPARGADGTDLSSRNHINILSSHVVVALPGGGGTLSEIALARRYRTPIAVYRGSHPPLAGPAEPLLQATELYEIERFVEHHLDGPPTIP; from the coding sequence ATGCGCGTAGTCGGCGTCATGGGCTCTGGCACGTCGGCCCACGAGGATCTGGCGCGGCCCTTGGGCGCCTACTTGGCTCGCCTGGGCGTCCATCTACTGTGCGGTGGCGGCGGCGGGGTGATGGCCTCGGTGGCGAAGCACTTTCGAGCCGCGGGAACGCAAGGCCTGGTGGTCGGCATCGTGCCTGCTGCCCGGCACGCGTCGAGCAGTCAGCGACCGCTACCGCCTTCCGGCTACCCCAACCCCCACGTGGATCTGGTGATACAGACCCATCTGCCGGCGCGGGGAGCCGATGGAACCGACCTGTCGAGTCGCAACCACATCAATATCCTGAGCAGTCACGTGGTTGTAGCGCTGCCGGGCGGCGGCGGTACGCTGTCGGAGATCGCACTTGCGCGTCGCTATCGGACCCCCATCGCTGTCTATCGCGGGTCGCATCCGCCGCTGGCGGGCCCCGCCGAGCCGCTGCTGCAGGCAACCGAGCTGTACGAGATCGAGCGTTTCGTAGAGCATCACTTGGACGGACCCCCAACCATACCATGA